The Arachis ipaensis cultivar K30076 chromosome B10, Araip1.1, whole genome shotgun sequence DNA window TATACCTCCACGATTCTGACTATTTAACGACTATTAAGCAGGGACCACAAGAGAGCCTGAAGGATTACATCACCCGCTTTATAAAGGTCGCCATGAGGATCCCCGACCTCCATCCAGAGGTCCATCTCCACGCCATTAAAAGCGGCCTCCCCCCCGGCAAATTTCAGGAAACTATCGCTGTGACAAAGCCCAAAACTTTAGCCGAGTTTCGTGAGAAAGCCAAAGGTCAGATTGATGTCGAAGAACTCAGGCAAGCAAGGAGGACAGAAAGATCAACCACAAGCAAAGACGACGATAAACCCCGGGATGGCAAAAAAGCATTTAAGCCGGTCCCTCGTTATGACTCATACACTCAATTCAACACAAAAAGGGACGACATTATCAAGGAGATACTCAACTCTAAGCTAATTAAGCCTCCTCGCAAAGCCGGCAATTATCCAGAATCAAAAAGCGTTGACAAATCGAAATATTGCACTTTTCACCAGAAACACAGACACACAACCGACGAATGCGTTATTGCTAAAGATCTCCTCGAAAGACTAGCAAGGCAAGGGCATCTCGACAAATTCATCGCAGGGCATATCCAGAAGAACACTATCCCCGCCCCCGATACATCAGCAGCTGGCACATCCtcaaaaggaaaggaaaaagcaCCGGCCCAACCTAGAGGAGTAATAAATTGTATTTCAGGGGGTTACGCTGGAGGAGGACACACAAGCTCGGCCCGAAAATGCACTTATAGGGCCATGCTGGCAGTAACGGATGCCCCAAACAATCCTTGGCCACTGACGAATGTCCCAGAAGTGACCTTCAGATCAGCCGACTTCAATGGTGTCGATACCAACCTAGATGACCCTGTTGTCATCTCTATTCAGTTAGGAGACCTGATAGTAAGAAAGGTTTTACTTGACCCAGGAAGCAGTGCGGATGTCTTATTTTTCACCACCTTTGAAAAGATGAAGCTGAGCAACAATATTCTGCAGCCGTACTTTGGAGACCTGGTCAGATTCTCAGGAGAACGAGTTCCTGTACTAGGAtcagtgtggttacaaaccacactcggtGAGCAACCATTATATAGGACGCAGGATATTCAATATCTTGTAGTTGATTGTTTTAGCCCTTATAATGTCATTTTAGGTAGACCCTTTTTAAATAAATTTGCAGCAATCGTATCTACTATTCACCTTTGCGTCAAGTTCCCTGTGCAGGACAATGTGGTAGCTACGATTCACGGAGACCTCCAGGAAGCTCGGCAATGCTATAACACGAGCTTAAAGCCCCTCAAAAAAGCTGGACAATCACAGATCAACTCCATAAAGTCAGAACAGATAATACCAGCCGAACTTGACCCTCGGGCTGATTTCGAAGATCGGCCTATGCCAAATGAAGAGCTAACAAAGATCACTCTAAATGATGACCCAATGAAGTTCACTTTTGTGGGCACCTCAATGAGTACTGAAGATAGAAAAAGCCTTGCAAGTTTCTTACGGCAAAATGCCGACCTATTTGCATGGACCTCTGCTGATATGCCAGGAATAGATCCGTCTGTTATAACATACAAATTGGCAATCAATCCAGCAGCTCGGCCGATCTCCCAGAAAAAAAGAAACCTCGGCACCGAAAAGCGACAAGCATCAATAGCTGAGGTGAAAAAGCTAATCGACGCCAATGTCATCAGAGAAATCAGGTTCACAACATGGCTGGCCAATGTGGTTATGGTAAGAAAAAGTAATGGtaagtggcgcatgtgcgtcgatttCACTGATTTAAATAAAGCATGTCCTAAGGATGCTTACCCTTTACCTTGTATTGATACTTTGGTTGATAACTCTTGTGGTTACGGTACTTTaagcttcatggacgcatattctggttataaccagatcctTATGCACTCAACAGATCAAGAAAAAACGGCTTTCATAACTGAGAATGGTAATTATTGCTATAATGTTATGCCTTTTGGCCTAAAGAATACAGGGGCAACATATCAACGGTTGATGAATAAGATCTTCGAGCAGCAAATAGGCCGAAATATAGAGGTTTACGTTGATGATATGGTCGCCAAAACCAAGCTCGGCGACTCCCATATCCAGGACCTGGCCGAAATCTTCGGGCAAATCCGACGATACAATATGAGGTTAAATCCAGAAAAGTGCGCCTTCGGGGTTCAGGGAGGAAAGTTCCTCGGATTCATCCTCACTAgccgaggaattgaagcaaatccagagaAATGTCAAGCAATACTCGACATGCAAAGTCCATCCACAATAAAGGAGGTTCAAAGGCTAACAGGACGATTAGCCGCTCTATCTAGGTTTTTACCATGTTTAGCACCTAAATCCTCAAACTTTTTCCAATGTTTAAAAAAGAACGCAAAACATTTTGAATGGAACCAAAACTGTGAAATGGCTTTCAAGAGCTTAAAAGAATTTCTTTCAAAACCCCCCGTTTTACAAAAACCAAAGTTCGGCGAGCCATTATACATATATTTGTCTATTACTGATGTGGCAATTAGTTCTGCTCTTGTAATAGAAACAGATAAGGCCCAACAGCCAGTCTATTTTGTGAGCAAGTCCTTACAGAACGCCGAGCTTCGCTACCCAAGGTTGGAAAAGCTCGCCTTGGCCCTAGTATTCTCATCAAGACGCCTCCGACCATATTTCTAGAGCCACACGATCATTGTTAGAACTGGACAACCTTTACGGCAGGTTCTTTCAAAACCCGAGCTAGCAGGAAGGCTGATTAAATGGGCCATTGAGCTGTCAGAGTTTGACATTCAATATCAACCAAGAAGGTCGATCAAGTCCCAATACGTAGTTGACTTCGTTGCTGAACTCATGGAACCATGCTCAGATGCATCAAGTACAGAGTGGACCTTATTCATAGATGGCGCTTCCAACCCTCAGGGTGCTGGTGCTGGAATATTACTCGAAAGCTCGGATGGCATAGTTCTCGAGCATTCTCTCAGATTCTCATTCAAGGCCAGCAATAACCAAGCCGAGTATGGAGCCCTCATAGCAGGGCTCAGGTTAGCCATCGATTTACATGTTGATAATTTAAAGGTTTACTGCGATTCATTATTAGTCGTTCAACAAGTGAACCACAGTTTTCAAACAAAAGACCCGATCTTATTGAAATACTTGGATATTGTCCAACAActtctaaaaaatttttcaaccatTGAGGTTATTCACATACCTAGGGAGCAAAACCACAGGGCAGATATTTTGTCAAAATTAGCAACCACACAATCCCACACCGCCACCCTTTTACAATCAACTCTAGATAAACCAAGCATTGATGCATTTAATGTTTTAAACATAGATAATAAAGACAGTTGGCAACAGCCTTACATTCAGTACCTCTGTTCTGAATCCATTCCAGAAGAAATTGAAGATAAGAACAAATTCAAGAGACATGCCTCCTATTATACGTTGTTAAGTAACATTCTGTATAGGCGAGGATACTCTCGAcctttgttaaaatttttggaCAGGTCAGAGGCCGACCTTGTCTTATTCGAGGCCCACGAGGGCATTTGTGGAATACACTCCGGAGCTCGAAGCCTAGCACAGAAAGTTCTTCGAGCCGGCTTTTAC harbors:
- the LOC107621312 gene encoding uncharacterized protein LOC107621312, which gives rise to MAEDNQRMQNQIAQLVQARLEHNNDDHENNERTHVSETPQSNNEGNHQNEEAQPDNEEEQPDNSAGPFTADIMNFQLPRQFTLPSTLTPYDGLDGSALDWFCSLPAESISRFQELAGQFEDHFAASAIYLHDSDYLTTIKQGPQESLKDYITRFIKVAMRIPDLHPEVHLHAIKSGLPPGKFQETIAVTKPKTLAEFREKAKGQIDVEELRQARRTERSTTSKDDDKPRDGKKAFKPVPRYDSYTQFNTKRDDIIKEILNSKLIKPPRKAGNYPESKSVDKSKYCTFHQKHRHTTDECVIAKDLLERLARQGHLDKFIAGHIQKNTIPAPDTSAAGTSSKGKEKAPAQPRGVINCISGGYAGGGHTSSARKCTYRAMLAVTDAPNNPWPLTNVPEVTFRSADFNGVDTNLDDPVVISIQLGDLIVRKVLLDPGSSADVLFFTTFEKMKLSNNILQPYFGDLVRFSGERVPVLGSVWLQTTLGEQPLYRTQDIQYLVVDCFSPYNVILGRPFLNKFAAIVSTIHLCVKFPVQDNVVATIHGDLQEARQCYNTSLKPLKKAGQSQINSIKSEQIIPAELDPRADFEDRPMPNEELTKITLNDDPMKFTFVGTSMSTEDRKSLASFLRQNADLFAWTSADMPGIDPSVITYKLAINPAARPISQKKRNLGTEKRQASIAEVKKLIDANVIREIRFTTWLANVVMVRKSNGKWRMCVDFTDLNKACPKDAYPLPCIDTLVDNSCGYGTLSFMDAYSGYNQILMHSTDQEKTAFITENGNYCYNVMPFGLKNTGATYQRLMNKIFEQQIGRNIEVYVDDMVAKTKLGDSHIQDLAEIFGQIRRYNMRLNPEKCAFGVQGGKFLGFILTSRGIEANPEKCQAILDMQSPSTIKEVQRLTGRLAALSRFLPCLAPKSSNFFQCLKKNAKHFEWNQNCEMAFKSLKEFLSKPPVLQKPKFGEPLYIYLSITDVAISSALVIETDKAQQPVYFVSKSLQNAELRYPRLEKLALALVLSKPELAGRLIKWAIELSEFDIQYQPRRSIKSQYVVDFVAELMEPCSDASSTEWTLFIDGASNPQGAGAGILLESSDGIVLEHSLRFSFKASNNQAEYGALIAGLRLAIDLHVDNLKVYCDSLLVVQQVNHSFQTKDPILLKYLDIVQQLLKNFSTIEVIHIPREQNHRADILSKLATTQSHTATLLQSTLDKPSIDAFNVLNIDNKDSWQQPYIQYLCSESIPEEIEDKNKFKRHASYYTLLSNILYRRGYSRPLLKFLDRSEADLVLFEAHEGICGIHSGARSLAQKVLRAGFYWPTIWEDSKHKVRTCNNCQKHSPIIHLPAEHLHHSVVSWPFDKWGIDILGPFPIAARQVKYLVVAIDYFSKWIEAQPLAKITPTQMISFVWKSIICRFGIPGHITTDNGRQFIDQNFKNFLQNLKIKQQFSSVEHPQSNGLAEAANKVILQALRKKLDSAKGLWAELVPEVLWAYNTTAHSTTKETPFRLVYGSEAMIPIEVSQGSMRTLAKQHDQARQAELDLIE